In a single window of the Campylobacter fetus subsp. testudinum 03-427 genome:
- the ctsF gene encoding transformation system, type II secretion system membrane protein CtsF (Pfam matches to PF00482.19 T2SSF, and to PF00482.19 T2SSF) produces the protein MNIYEVEQIIKAKRKKVYIKAKNKVEAKEIAMKQNKGIVIRITQTKTIPFDMQISEIKQKITQKLLYPKVKIPNLVACIRQLSVMTNAGISIHDSIKEVVKSTTDKKLKLIFENVNDDLNAGMSITESLNLYSDELGNVVIAMVRLGEESGNMAESLQKLAEILQEIWDNQRKFKKAIRYPTLVICAIAIAFVLLMVLVVPTFRDIFEQLNAELPLPTRILLNIEYIITNYGFICLGGIVLFLFILMHLYKKNEKFKDIFDKYILKVYLIKNIIFLSSMSRFNLIFTELVRAGIPINDALDTACVTISNSYIKNKLLGVKVNVQRGNPLNYAFSETKLYEGMLLQMISAGEKSGSLDSMLEKVTNYYKEKFNTLIDNISSYIEPILLVFIAATIILLGLGIFLPMWDMANAVK, from the coding sequence ATGAATATATATGAAGTAGAACAGATCATAAAAGCTAAACGCAAAAAGGTATATATAAAAGCTAAAAATAAAGTAGAAGCAAAAGAGATCGCTATGAAACAAAACAAAGGAATAGTCATAAGAATAACACAAACCAAAACTATACCTTTTGATATGCAAATAAGCGAAATAAAACAAAAAATAACTCAAAAATTATTATATCCAAAGGTAAAAATACCAAATTTAGTAGCTTGCATAAGACAACTCAGTGTTATGACAAATGCAGGTATCTCGATACACGATAGCATAAAAGAGGTTGTAAAATCAACAACAGATAAAAAACTAAAATTAATTTTTGAAAATGTAAATGATGATTTAAACGCCGGTATGAGCATAACGGAGTCTTTAAATTTATATAGCGATGAATTAGGAAATGTTGTTATAGCTATGGTAAGACTTGGTGAAGAGTCCGGAAATATGGCAGAATCCCTGCAGAAATTAGCTGAAATACTACAAGAAATTTGGGATAATCAAAGAAAATTTAAAAAAGCCATTAGATATCCTACTCTAGTAATTTGCGCTATAGCCATAGCTTTCGTACTGCTTATGGTGCTTGTTGTTCCGACATTTAGAGATATTTTTGAACAGCTAAACGCAGAACTTCCTTTGCCTACGAGGATACTTCTAAATATAGAGTATATTATTACAAACTATGGATTTATCTGTTTAGGTGGTATTGTTTTGTTTCTATTTATCTTAATGCATTTATATAAGAAAAATGAAAAATTTAAAGATATATTTGATAAATATATTTTAAAAGTTTATCTAATAAAAAATATTATATTTTTATCATCTATGAGTAGATTTAATCTCATATTTACCGAACTTGTTCGAGCTGGCATACCTATAAATGATGCTCTTGATACGGCTTGCGTTACGATTTCAAACTCATATATTAAAAACAAACTTTTAGGCGTAAAAGTAAATGTACAAAGAGGAAATCCACTTAATTACGCATTTAGTGAGACCAAACTATATGAAGGTATGCTCTTACAAATGATAAGCGCCGGAGAAAAAAGCGGTAGTTTGGATTCTATGCTTGAAAAAGTAACCAACTACTATAAAGAGAAATTTAACACTCTCATTGATAACATATCAAGCTATATCGAGCCGATACTACTTGTATTCATAGCTGCTACTATAATACTCCTTGGTCTAGGTATATTTTTACCGATGTGGGATATGGCGAATGCTGTAAAATAA
- a CDS encoding PAS sensor-containing signal-transduction protein (Pfam match to PF00989.20 PAS), translating into MKDSLGLFEKDIDEEAFIVSKTDLKGNITYCNQTFLEIVNLKNKDLIGKPHNLVRHPDMPKFVFKLLWERIKDKKEIFAFVKNRTFDGAYYWVYANITSSLDEHGNIIGYYSVRRKASKEAIKTVIPIYAKMVEIEKAKGVDDSAKYIKDFLASNNIAYDCLINNLQRSKG; encoded by the coding sequence ATGAAAGACAGTCTTGGGCTATTTGAAAAGGACATAGACGAAGAAGCGTTTATAGTATCCAAAACTGATTTAAAGGGCAACATCACATATTGCAATCAAACATTTTTAGAAATAGTAAATTTAAAAAACAAAGATCTAATAGGCAAACCTCATAATCTAGTCAGGCATCCAGATATGCCAAAATTTGTTTTTAAACTACTATGGGAAAGAATAAAAGATAAAAAAGAAATTTTTGCATTTGTTAAAAATAGAACCTTTGATGGAGCTTACTACTGGGTTTATGCAAACATCACATCTTCTCTTGATGAACATGGAAATATAATCGGCTACTACTCAGTAAGAAGAAAAGCAAGCAAAGAAGCGATAAAAACAGTAATCCCGATCTACGCCAAAATGGTCGAAATAGAAAAAGCAAAAGGTGTAGATGACTCTGCAAAATACATAAAAGATTTTCTAGCTAGTAACAATATCGCTTACGACTGCTTGATAAATAATTTACAGCGCTCAAAAGGATAA